A single region of the Thermodesulfovibrionales bacterium genome encodes:
- a CDS encoding sigma-70 family RNA polymerase sigma factor, which produces MRERDIFEEIIDMGKRRGILTYDEINDALPSEFFSPDEIEDLMDLLQDMGVKVVDYEEALPPEEEVEEEELDEYEKTEDLVQAYFHSMGDISILTKDEETELAKKLEEGREIIKRIVTNLPLYKKIEASLDGEAEEIPPEEERPDEALLKSVARIEELRAHIEAVERAIMKYGSFKELKKLISEKKKKGIHADKLEALAKEIQQEYKKVEAEVGVRIDELKVSYGRMSKAKALLTEAKNELITRNLRLVVNIAKNYVGRGLPLLDLIQEGNIGLMKAVDKFKYEKGFKFSTYATWWIRQAITRALIDQTKTIRVPVHMMEFYNRVTKASRELTQQLGREPSNEEIAQKLVVPTRKVEEVFRAIQDPIALQTPVGDEDTELEDFIGDKNSPSPYSDTERIEISEHIQRVLRTLTAKEEKVIRMRFGIGADRDHTLEEVGRYLSITRERVRQIEAKALRKLKHPSRLRALKILTT; this is translated from the coding sequence ATGAGAGAGAGAGACATATTTGAAGAAATCATCGACATGGGTAAGAGGCGGGGAATTCTTACCTATGACGAGATAAATGACGCACTCCCCTCCGAATTCTTTTCTCCTGATGAAATCGAAGACCTCATGGACCTTCTCCAGGATATGGGCGTTAAGGTGGTCGACTACGAAGAGGCTCTCCCTCCTGAAGAAGAGGTTGAGGAAGAGGAACTCGATGAATATGAAAAGACGGAGGATCTCGTACAGGCCTACTTCCATTCCATGGGCGATATATCGATTCTCACCAAGGACGAGGAAACGGAGCTCGCCAAAAAACTGGAAGAAGGGAGAGAGATCATAAAAAGGATTGTCACCAATCTCCCCCTCTACAAAAAGATCGAGGCGAGCTTGGACGGAGAGGCTGAAGAGATTCCCCCGGAAGAAGAACGTCCTGACGAGGCGCTCCTGAAGTCAGTGGCGCGCATAGAGGAGTTAAGGGCGCACATAGAGGCAGTTGAAAGGGCTATCATGAAGTATGGTTCCTTTAAGGAGTTGAAGAAGCTCATATCAGAGAAGAAAAAGAAAGGGATCCATGCAGACAAGCTCGAGGCTCTGGCGAAAGAGATTCAGCAGGAATACAAGAAAGTTGAGGCCGAGGTAGGAGTAAGGATCGATGAGCTCAAAGTTTCTTATGGAAGGATGTCGAAGGCCAAGGCCCTTCTTACCGAAGCAAAGAATGAGCTCATAACAAGAAACCTCCGCCTGGTGGTCAACATCGCGAAGAACTATGTCGGCAGAGGCCTGCCCCTCCTCGATCTCATCCAGGAGGGCAACATTGGCCTCATGAAGGCCGTCGACAAGTTTAAGTATGAAAAGGGCTTCAAGTTTTCTACATACGCAACATGGTGGATCAGGCAGGCTATTACCCGGGCGCTCATTGATCAGACAAAGACCATCAGGGTGCCTGTCCATATGATGGAGTTTTATAACAGAGTCACTAAGGCTTCCCGTGAGCTGACGCAGCAGCTCGGGCGGGAACCGAGCAATGAAGAGATTGCACAGAAGCTTGTTGTGCCGACACGGAAGGTCGAAGAAGTATTCAGGGCTATTCAAGATCCCATTGCACTCCAGACTCCTGTGGGAGATGAAGATACGGAGCTCGAGGATTTTATCGGGGACAAGAACAGCCCTTCCCCCTATTCTGACACAGAAAGGATAGAGATTTCTGAACACATCCAAAGGGTTTTGAGAACACTGACCGCAAAGGAAGAAAAGGTGATTCGGATGAGGTTCGGGATCGGCGCTGATAGGGACCACACCCTCGAGGAAGTCGGAAGGTACCTGTCTATCACAAGGGAGAGAGTGCGTCAGATAGAGGCAAAGGCATTGAGAAAGCTGAAACATCCGAGCAGGCTGAGAGCGCTCAAGATTTTAACCACGTAG
- the serS gene encoding serine--tRNA ligase, translated as MLDVRFVRENVGIVTEALKKRNYALSLSEFLSMEDERRTLLKESEDLRNRRNSVSEEIGRLKREKKDATVLLDEMKSVSDRIKELDDRLRDLDEKIREFLLNVPNIPHESVPVGKDETENVVVRTWGDPREFDFPALNHWDIAEMLHIIDFDRASKIAGARFALMKGAGARLERALMNFMLDLNTSKGYTEVFPPVLVNRESMIGTGQLPKFEFELFRVADAEFYLVPTAEVPVTNIHRDEILQEKDLPLYYTAYTPCFRREAGSYGKDTRGLIRQHQFNKVELVKFAKPEDSYGELETLTRDAEDILQKLKLPYRVVALCSGDLGFSAAKTYDLEVWLPGQAKYREISSCSNFGDFQARRANIRFKREGKKGTEFVHTLNGSGLAIGRTVVAIIENYQQRDGSIVIPEVLRPYMKIDVIR; from the coding sequence ATGCTTGACGTACGGTTTGTGAGAGAGAATGTCGGGATCGTAACCGAGGCCCTTAAGAAGAGAAATTATGCACTCTCCCTCTCAGAATTCCTTTCCATGGAGGATGAAAGGAGAACCCTGCTCAAAGAGTCAGAAGACCTCAGAAATAGGAGAAACTCCGTATCGGAAGAGATCGGAAGGCTGAAGAGAGAGAAAAAAGACGCAACAGTCCTCCTCGATGAGATGAAATCAGTCTCAGACAGGATAAAGGAACTTGATGATAGACTCCGTGATCTCGATGAGAAGATCAGGGAGTTTCTTCTCAACGTCCCGAATATTCCCCATGAATCGGTGCCTGTGGGAAAGGACGAGACGGAAAACGTTGTTGTGCGGACATGGGGAGACCCGAGGGAATTTGATTTCCCTGCCCTCAACCACTGGGACATTGCCGAGATGCTTCATATCATTGATTTTGACAGGGCATCGAAGATTGCGGGAGCCAGATTTGCACTCATGAAAGGTGCCGGGGCCAGACTCGAAAGGGCTTTGATGAACTTCATGCTCGATCTCAATACATCGAAAGGGTATACCGAGGTCTTCCCGCCGGTACTGGTAAATCGTGAAAGCATGATCGGAACCGGCCAGCTTCCGAAGTTTGAATTCGAGCTTTTCAGGGTCGCTGATGCTGAATTCTATCTTGTCCCTACGGCGGAAGTGCCTGTCACGAATATTCATCGTGATGAGATACTCCAGGAGAAGGACCTCCCTCTGTATTACACAGCGTACACTCCATGCTTCAGGCGCGAGGCTGGGTCCTATGGCAAGGACACGAGGGGCCTTATACGGCAGCACCAGTTCAACAAGGTGGAACTCGTTAAGTTTGCTAAACCTGAAGATTCCTATGGAGAACTTGAAACCCTCACCAGGGACGCAGAGGATATTCTTCAGAAACTGAAACTCCCTTACAGGGTCGTCGCACTCTGCAGCGGTGACCTCGGCTTTTCTGCAGCAAAGACCTATGATCTCGAAGTCTGGCTCCCTGGGCAGGCGAAGTACCGGGAGATCTCCTCCTGCTCTAATTTTGGAGATTTTCAGGCGAGGAGGGCCAATATACGATTTAAGCGGGAAGGAAAGAAAGGCACCGAATTCGTCCACACCCTGAACGGCTCCGGCCTTGCTATCGGTCGGACGGTTGTGGCGATCATCGAGAACTATCAGCAGAGGGACGGAAGCATCGTCATACCGGAGGTGCTGAGACCCTATATGAAGATTGACGTCATTCGGTAA
- a CDS encoding LysM peptidoglycan-binding domain-containing protein: protein MRRTQGGCILAITVLSLICLFFAPGAYCQDQEFKEHTVIRGETLWTISSKEITDPFLWPKVWKENPEVKNPDLIYPGQKIRIPLSLLQKEVAPKPVEKAIERVEARPQVKPVTKTAREPATKKVTPIMKSYLVDQDTLISSGYIADSITVMGEITGAPTERSQFGRGDDTYIRTAEPVKAGDRFYVIRSTGKVRHPETGANMGDVIEIVGVLEIVGTESGRTKAKVTASFAEVVVGDVLDNYYEMEQPFLIDNPRTLSVNGFIVATRERHDINSQKDIVFIDKGRRDGLEIGDMIPMISRNTFDVPNGTIQVIGMKERTATAIVVKSEREVKAGDRIGKP, encoded by the coding sequence ATGAGAAGAACTCAGGGAGGTTGTATTCTTGCCATAACCGTGCTTTCACTGATCTGTTTGTTTTTTGCTCCCGGTGCCTATTGTCAGGACCAGGAATTTAAGGAGCACACCGTTATCAGAGGTGAAACCCTCTGGACGATTTCTTCAAAGGAGATCACCGACCCTTTTCTCTGGCCCAAGGTATGGAAGGAAAACCCCGAGGTGAAAAATCCTGACCTCATTTATCCCGGTCAAAAGATCAGGATTCCCCTTTCTCTCCTTCAGAAAGAGGTCGCTCCCAAACCTGTTGAAAAGGCAATTGAGCGAGTCGAGGCAAGGCCCCAGGTGAAGCCCGTGACGAAGACGGCACGAGAGCCAGCAACGAAGAAAGTCACCCCCATTATGAAAAGCTATCTGGTCGACCAAGATACTCTTATCTCAAGCGGTTATATCGCCGACTCCATAACAGTCATGGGTGAGATTACCGGTGCGCCGACAGAGAGAAGCCAGTTTGGCAGAGGAGATGATACGTACATCAGGACCGCTGAACCGGTAAAGGCTGGTGACAGGTTCTATGTTATACGCTCAACAGGGAAGGTCAGGCATCCTGAAACGGGCGCCAATATGGGCGATGTCATCGAAATCGTCGGGGTCCTGGAAATTGTCGGAACAGAGAGTGGGCGGACAAAGGCAAAGGTAACAGCCTCTTTCGCAGAAGTAGTTGTGGGAGATGTCCTTGACAACTACTATGAGATGGAACAGCCTTTTCTTATAGATAATCCGAGGACCCTCTCCGTCAACGGCTTCATTGTTGCCACAAGGGAGAGACATGATATCAACAGCCAGAAGGATATCGTCTTCATTGATAAGGGACGAAGAGATGGTTTGGAAATCGGTGACATGATACCGATGATTTCGAGGAACACCTTTGATGTCCCCAACGGGACTATTCAGGTTATCGGCATGAAAGAAAGGACGGCGACAGCAATTGTCGTAAAATCCGAAAGAGAAGTCAAGGCAGGAGATAGGATAGGGAAGCCTTAG